The Natronorubrum tibetense GA33 region TCGACCTCGAGGCCGACCTCGAGGGCGCTGCCGAACTTCCGGAACCGGCGTTCGAGGGGCTCAAACAGTCGCTCGCGTTGTTCGGTGCCGGCGAGGAGTCGGTGACGGAGGATCTCGCACCGTTGGCGGTCGTCCTGGACGACATCGGCGACCAGATGTTCCTCACCACCCAGCTCTACGAGGAGTCGAAACACACGGACTTCTTCGACCGCTACTGGCGAGAAGTCGTACACACGGAGGAAGAGCGCCGCGGCCAGGAGCTCTCTTCACCGACTGACGAGAAGTGGTTCAACGACCCCTACGACGAACTGTTCGAGCGCAACGAGCGGGCGATGGATCGCCTCCTCGAGGATGACTCACCCGAAAACCGCGCGAAGGCCCACTGCCACTACCACCTGACGATCGAGGGGATTCTGGCCCAAACGGGCTATTACGGACTCACGCTCGCCTACGGCGAAAACGAGCCCGAACTCCCGGATCTGCCGGGACTGGTCGAGGGTCTCAAACTGATCCGCAGCGACGAGGGACGCCACGTCGGTTTCGGGATGGCACAACTCAAGTCGCTCGTGATCGACGGCGAGGTCGAGGCCGACCTCCTCCGCGAGACGGTCGGCGAACTGGTGCCGCTCGTCCAAAAGAGTCTGACCAGCGACGACGGCGCCAGCTCCGAAGGCGGCCCTGGTCCGAGCCCGTCCGATCTCTCCGAGTACGCGTACAACAAACACGAACAGCGAATGCGACAGATCACCACCGCTAGCGAGAAGATCCCGGAGGTTGAGGAACTCACGGAACTCGAGGCCTGAACGGCCCTCGCTGAATCGCGATCCGTTCCGGATTCGCAACCCCTCCTCGCTCGTCGTAAACTGTCGGGTATGGTAGTCCAGACCGAGCGGGATGACGCCACGTGGCGGGAGTGTGAGACCTGCGGGCTACTGTTCGACGAGGAGGCGGACGCCTCGGAGCACGAAGGGCGGTGTGACGACAGCGAACCGTCGTAGATCCAGTAACTCGAATCACACACCGTGTCGTTCGGCGGATCGACCGCCGATCACTCGAGTCGCTCGCGATGATCGGCAGCCAGTTCCTGGGCCTGCTCGAGCGTATGTGTCTCCGTCCAGCGCACACGGTCGCCGTCGCCGTAGGCGAGCGCCGTCTTGAGTTCGTCCCGGAGGACACCGTGTCCGACGGATTGAACCGTCCCCGACGAATCGGCGAGTTCGTATGCGCCCGGTCGGTCGGGTGCGCTGGCAACCGTCCCACGGTCGAGGTCGCGCCAGGGTTTCTGTAGTGGCATCGTGTTATCCCCAGTCGGTGCTTCCGGTCTCGGTGTTCCCGTCGGCGTCGTTGGAGCCGTCAGCCTCGTTCTGCTCGCCGTTTGCGCCTGTCGTGTCGGCTTCGGCAGTGGAGCTGTCATCCTCGCGTTCGACGTGCTCGACGAGTTCGTAGGCGTGTTCGCTCAACTCGTCCTCGGCGAAGACGAACACGCGGCCGTCGACCAGCGACAGGTCGGCATCGACGCGGATCGAGTACGCTTCCGTCGAGACGGTTACGCCCGGGAACAGGACCTCCTCGTCGTCGCCCTCGAGCATCACGCGGCCGACGCCGGTCGATTCGAGGATGTCGTCGTGAGTATTGTGGTCGTTAACGTAGGTCATGACGCCCTCAATCCCGTCGGGGTCGGTAACGAGGACGTGGACCTCCTTCCCCGGCGGGGTCTTGATCGACTCTTCGACGGGTTTCGGCGGGCCGTGATAGAAGACGTCCCGGCCGTCGAGATACTCGACGACGACGCCACCCTCGACGAAGTCGACCCCGATCGTACTGGGTGCAACGTTGCTGCGAACGCTCATTACTCGTCTATTGGGTCGGTTCCCGGAAAAACGGTCCGTTCTGGCGCTCGCTTTATCATCGACCCGTCTCTCGCGCCCACTTCTCATCGGCCGAGGGCCGCGGAGAGAATCGTCGAGACCGTCAGCCGTAAATACGCGCTCTGAGTCGGTTGTCGTATGGACGGCCGCGCCGTCGCTCCAGCAGCCGGAACGGTTCTCAACGCGCTCGCAACCGGGACCGGTGCTGCGTTCGCGATCGACCTCGAGACGACAGCCACCGTCGAACTCACGACCGACGGGAGTATCGACGCCGAAATCGCCGGCCAGCCCGACGCCGATACGGCGCTCGTCGAGCGCTGTGCCGAACTGACGATCGACGAGTACGCCGAGACCGCGGGACTGGACGTTTCGGCCGTCGGCGCTCGCGTCCGAACCGAGAGCGAGGTGCCGATGGCGTCGGGGCTGAAGAGTTCGAGCGCGGCGGCGAACGCGACCGTGCTCGCGACGCTCGACGCCCTCGAGATCGCCGGTGCGGTCGAACGAATCGATGCCTGTCGGCTGGGCGTTCGCGCGGCCCGGGACGCCGGCGTCACGGTCACCGGCGCGTTCGACGACGCTAGCGCGAGCATGCTTGGCGGCGTGACGGTTACCGACAACCTGGGCGATGAGTTGCTCACCCGCGATGAGATCGACTGGTGGGCGTTAGTGTACACCCCGCCTGAACAGTCGTTCAGCGCCGACGCCGACGTCTCGGCCTGCGAGCGGATCGCCCCGATGGCGGATCTCGTCGCGGAACTCGCCCTCGACGGGCGTTACGGTGAGGCCATGACCGTCAACGGCTTCGCCTTCTGTGGCGCCCTCGAGTTCTCGACCGGCCCGATGATCGACGTCCTGCCCGATGTCACAGGCGTCTCGCTGTCAGGGACGGGGCCGAGTTACGTCGCCGTCGGGGATCGGGCGACGCTCGAGACGGTCCAGGAGCGGTGGCACGAACGCGACGGAACGACACGATTACTGCGAACGCGAACCGACGGGACACAAGTGATATGACTCGCAAATCCGATACAGCCACGGACGGCGGCGAAGAGCAGCGAACACCGGACGAGATGAGCCTCGACGAACTGCGCGAGGAGATCCAGACGATCGATCGCGAGATCGTCGAGCTGATCGCGCAGCGAACGTACGTCGCGGACACGATCGCACAGGTCAAAGACGAGCATGGGCTGCCGACGACCGACGAGAAGCAAGAACAGCAGGTGATGGATCGGGCAGGGACTAACGCAAAACAGTTCGATGTCGACGACAATCTGGTGAAGGCAATTTTTCGTCTGTTGATCGAACTGAACAAGGTCGAGCAGCGTGAGAATCGGTAGCAAATAGCACTAATTTCACGTATCTACTACTGTTTCTCCTCGCCACTAGCATCTGCGTTCGGACGCCGAAACACCTACAGTAACACACGAGTAATACGGGCGTATGTCCAAAGCATCCACAAGCAACGGCGACGACGAGATCGTCACGGTAAACTTCAAAGTCACACGGTCGTTTCTCAACGAGATTGAAGACACATGGCAAGGACGCGGATTCAACAGCCGGAGCGAATTTATTCGGTATACCTTACGCGATGCTGTCGAACATCCCACGTTCGACCGCGATGAACTCGTCGCACTCCTCCAAGCTGAAGAGGACGTCCGTGAAGAACAGACGATGAGTGCCGAAGAAGCGCGCGAACGATTCGGTACTGGCGATACGAATGAGTGACGGCGGGTGGGCGTGGGAACTCGCATCGAACGCACAGGACGACCTCGATGCGCTGAATCCGGACGAGCAACAGCGTATCATCGACAAACTCGACGAAATCGTCGATTCTCCGTGGCGCGACCCACCAGACTATGGTGAACCGCTCCAGAACAGTCCACGCCGTAAGGTACGTGTTGGTGAGTTTCGTCTTGCGGTCACTTTTCACAAAGATGACCATCGAATGGTCGTTGCTCGAATCAAACGTCGTGGTGGCGCGTATACCGCTGACGACGACTGAGTAGACATCCCAGAACCGGCAAAATAGACGAACTCTGTAACATCAGTCTGAGACTTGAACAAGGTAGAACAAAGAGAGAATCGGTAGTCGAAATCAGCGTTTTCAGATATCGTTTCCGGTGATTGGCCACTGGAAATCTTCTGGTTGCTGTTCAGTTGGTTTGTCGCTGATTTAGACGCCCGGTCGGAAGCGACCGATTTCTCTGGAAACAGTATGCACGAATCAGTCTAGTCCGAGACTCAGTTTCAACGCTTCATCCACCGTCTCCATCGTCTCGGCGTCGAGACTTCCGACTACCGAGTGAATCCGCTTTTCGATGGACACGGCGCGAACTTGGTCGAGACGAACGGACGAATCTTTCTCGAACGGCGACTCCGCCGCTTCAGCGAGTACCTCGAAGGGATAGTCTCGATACGTTCCCGTTGCGGGCGCGACGATGGTCGTACTAGAGTTTTCGTTTCCGATATCGTTCTGTAAGACCACCGCTGGTCGAGTTTTCTTCATCTCGTGGCCCTCGGCGGGGTCCAGTCGGACAATAACGACGTCTCCGCGCCGAACTTCCGGTCGCTCGCTCATTCATTCAGCCCGTCCCATGCCTCATCCGACACTTCGTTCCACTCTTCGGCCAGTTCCTCTGCGCCCTCTGAAGCCTCACGGTACGCGGTGGCCAGTTCGCCCTCGTCAGGTCGGTCGGATTCCACGTCGACGACGGCGACGGTTACACGCTTGTTCGCGTACTCCGTTCCGAGATAGATTCGACCTCGGTCATCGGTCTCGTTAGTTCGTAGGTCCCGAGCATCTACTTTCGTCATGTTACCGACTTGGACCCACTGCTGAATAAGTGTTGCCCACTATTACCCACGGCGGATATTTTCTGTGACTCGTACCATGAATTTCATCTACCTGAACAAGGTAGCGCAGCACGAGAATCGGTTAGGCTCAAGTACCGAATGGAGCACATCCGGAGATCACTGGAGCGAGGTTACCCGCCAGGCTATCCGAGAGAAGATCGAGGCACTCGACGTGATGGACGAACTCACGCCTGGAATCGAACTCTTTGACGCCGGAACGCCGGCGGTTCCAGGTGGCGGAGACGTGTCAGTCCGGAACCCCGATGCTGAATCGTGTGCCACGTCGTTCCGTAACGCGTACGACGGGCCCGACGAACTGGATGAGAGTCCACTCGAGCGTTCCTGATCGGGTTCGAAGGAGGAAATCGCTTGCACGGGCTGTCGGCGTCGAGAGTGTTCGATTACGCAATCTGGCAGTTCGGAACTACACCTCTTTCGACGAGAGCGTCTCATGCGTTTGCTCGCGTGAGATCGGATCTGAACAGTCGAGGATAGCGGCCGCGTTCTCGTAGCTCGGCGCCTGTTCGAGCGTCTCGTAGTTGTTGTATCTGGTCGCCGTATACTCGGTGTACGCGTTGGATTTGAACTGTTCTTTCAACTCGAGACAGTGGTCGCGAACCGTCCGTTCGGGTTCGAATCCCAGTTCCTCCCGGATCCTTTCGAACTCCACACGATAGCTCCGCTCGTCGGTTAGCTCGTCGTGGTACTCGATCGAAGCGTCGGGGAAGCAGTCGGCGACGATGGTCGCGAGTTCATCGATTCGGTAGTTCTGCTGGTTCGACCCGACGTTGAACACGGTGCCAGCAACGTCGTCGACCGGCGCGGTGAGACAGTCGACGTACGCTCGAGCGGCGTCGGCGACGTGGACGTTCGGTCGGTACTGGTCGCCACCGAACACCGGGATCGTTCTCTCGGTATGGGCCTTGGCCGGCAGGATGTTTCCGACGAGATCGAACCGCATCCGCGGCGACTGCCCGTAGATCGTCGCCATCCGGAGGATCGTCGGGGAGAAGTGGTCGTCGGCGAGGTCGTGGAGTACGCGTTCGGACTGAATCTTCAGCCGAGCGTACAGCGAGACGGGGTTTCGTGGCGATTCCTCGGAAAGCCGCTCGGCTTCGGTCTCGGAGCGCCCGTAAACGCTGCAGGTCGAGGCGAAAACGAAGCGGTTGATACCGTGGTACTTACAGATCGACGCCAGCAGCTGTGTCGAGTGGAGGTTGTACTCGAGGGTCTTCTCCGGGTCGATCTCGGAGGCCGGATCGCCGACGATGCCGCCCAGGTGGACGACCGCGTCGACCCCGTCGATCGCCTCGAGAACGGTATCGACCGAGCGCGCATCGCCTCGATAGAAGGTGAACCGGCCGTCGTCGCGGAGCGCACTGATGCCCGCGTCGCCGTACATCAGCGGATCGAGCACCCGAACGTCGAACCCGTCCTCGAGGAGTTGCCGACAGAGTACCGAGCCGAGATACCCTGCCCCCCCAACGACGAGAACCGTGTCGACGGCGTTCGAATTCGGCTCGAGTTCTCGGGTCGCGTTGTCGATTAACTCGATCGTCGTGACGTCGATGACCTGTTCGCCGCCGTCGACCACGGGCGCGATGGTCGTCTGCTGTGCTCGGTCGTTGCTTCCAACGACATCCGACGCTCCTTCCACTGTTCGGATACTCCCGCTCGTATCGACGACGATGGGATCCTCGTCCACCACGTCTGACACCGGCGTATCTGGTGTAACACCGTCGAACAGTTTCTGTCTAAGCCGCTCGTCGGTGGCGGTCCCAACGAGTTGGTTCCCGTCGTCGACGACAACGATACCCCCTGCTTCGGATCGATCGATCCGTGAAAGTGCGGT contains the following coding sequences:
- a CDS encoding ribonucleotide-diphosphate reductase subunit beta, with the protein product MATDSQPQPETQLDTTVRSHNYYRNAVKKHWDPHEIDLEADLEGAAELPEPAFEGLKQSLALFGAGEESVTEDLAPLAVVLDDIGDQMFLTTQLYEESKHTDFFDRYWREVVHTEEERRGQELSSPTDEKWFNDPYDELFERNERAMDRLLEDDSPENRAKAHCHYHLTIEGILAQTGYYGLTLAYGENEPELPDLPGLVEGLKLIRSDEGRHVGFGMAQLKSLVIDGEVEADLLRETVGELVPLVQKSLTSDDGASSEGGPGPSPSDLSEYAYNKHEQRMRQITTASEKIPEVEELTELEA
- a CDS encoding DUF7128 family protein, which produces MVVQTERDDATWRECETCGLLFDEEADASEHEGRCDDSEPS
- a CDS encoding DUF7508 domain-containing protein, producing the protein MPLQKPWRDLDRGTVASAPDRPGAYELADSSGTVQSVGHGVLRDELKTALAYGDGDRVRWTETHTLEQAQELAADHRERLE
- a CDS encoding DUF5796 family protein translates to MSVRSNVAPSTIGVDFVEGGVVVEYLDGRDVFYHGPPKPVEESIKTPPGKEVHVLVTDPDGIEGVMTYVNDHNTHDDILESTGVGRVMLEGDDEEVLFPGVTVSTEAYSIRVDADLSLVDGRVFVFAEDELSEHAYELVEHVEREDDSSTAEADTTGANGEQNEADGSNDADGNTETGSTDWG
- a CDS encoding shikimate kinase; this translates as MDGRAVAPAAGTVLNALATGTGAAFAIDLETTATVELTTDGSIDAEIAGQPDADTALVERCAELTIDEYAETAGLDVSAVGARVRTESEVPMASGLKSSSAAANATVLATLDALEIAGAVERIDACRLGVRAARDAGVTVTGAFDDASASMLGGVTVTDNLGDELLTRDEIDWWALVYTPPEQSFSADADVSACERIAPMADLVAELALDGRYGEAMTVNGFAFCGALEFSTGPMIDVLPDVTGVSLSGTGPSYVAVGDRATLETVQERWHERDGTTRLLRTRTDGTQVI
- a CDS encoding chorismate mutase is translated as MTRKSDTATDGGEEQRTPDEMSLDELREEIQTIDREIVELIAQRTYVADTIAQVKDEHGLPTTDEKQEQQVMDRAGTNAKQFDVDDNLVKAIFRLLIELNKVEQRENR
- a CDS encoding ribbon-helix-helix domain-containing protein — encoded protein: MSKASTSNGDDEIVTVNFKVTRSFLNEIEDTWQGRGFNSRSEFIRYTLRDAVEHPTFDRDELVALLQAEEDVREEQTMSAEEARERFGTGDTNE
- a CDS encoding type II toxin-antitoxin system RelE family toxin; its protein translation is MSDGGWAWELASNAQDDLDALNPDEQQRIIDKLDEIVDSPWRDPPDYGEPLQNSPRRKVRVGEFRLAVTFHKDDHRMVVARIKRRGGAYTADDD
- a CDS encoding type II toxin-antitoxin system PemK/MazF family toxin, yielding MSERPEVRRGDVVIVRLDPAEGHEMKKTRPAVVLQNDIGNENSSTTIVAPATGTYRDYPFEVLAEAAESPFEKDSSVRLDQVRAVSIEKRIHSVVGSLDAETMETVDEALKLSLGLD
- a CDS encoding NAD-dependent epimerase/dehydratase family protein, which translates into the protein MSIRTALSRIDRSEAGGIVVVDDGNQLVGTATDERLRQKLFDGVTPDTPVSDVVDEDPIVVDTSGSIRTVEGASDVVGSNDRAQQTTIAPVVDGGEQVIDVTTIELIDNATRELEPNSNAVDTVLVVGGAGYLGSVLCRQLLEDGFDVRVLDPLMYGDAGISALRDDGRFTFYRGDARSVDTVLEAIDGVDAVVHLGGIVGDPASEIDPEKTLEYNLHSTQLLASICKYHGINRFVFASTCSVYGRSETEAERLSEESPRNPVSLYARLKIQSERVLHDLADDHFSPTILRMATIYGQSPRMRFDLVGNILPAKAHTERTIPVFGGDQYRPNVHVADAARAYVDCLTAPVDDVAGTVFNVGSNQQNYRIDELATIVADCFPDASIEYHDELTDERSYRVEFERIREELGFEPERTVRDHCLELKEQFKSNAYTEYTATRYNNYETLEQAPSYENAAAILDCSDPISREQTHETLSSKEV